The DNA region GCTGCACCAGGACCTCCCGCCGTCCGACCACCACGACGAGGAGCAGGCACTGCTGGCCGAGCACATCGTCGCCTACCGGATCGACGGCCCGCTGCTGTTCGCCGCCGCCCACCGCTTCCTGCTCGAGCTCACCCGGTCCGCCGAGGTCGAGGTGGCCATCCTGCGGATGTCGCGGGTCAGCGCCATCGACTCCAGCGGTGCCACCGTCCTCGGCGACGCCATCGCCGAACTCCAGCGCCGGGGCACCCTCGTACTGGTCTCCGGCATCCGCGACGAACACCACCGGCCCCTCGACGCCCTCGGCGTACTCGACCGGCTGCGCGCCGACGGCCACGTCTTCGCCGACACCCCCGAGGCCATCGCCCATGCCCGCGCCCACCTGCGCGGCGACGCCCCCGCGACCGGGCACTCCCGCACCGCGTCCGGGGCTTCCCGTTGACCGAACCGCCGGGAGGCCGCGGTGATCCGCCGCTGGCGGGACCGGCGCCGCCGCGTCGGCCGCCTCCCCGTACCGGCCTCCCCGTACCGGCCTCTCCGTACCGGCCTCTCCGTCCGTTCCGCCCGTTCCGCCCGCCGACCTCCCCGAATGAGACCGCTCCTGCGCTTCACCGTCACCCGGTACGACGACCACGGCGCCCGCGCCGAACGGCAGACCGTCGACCTGCCCACCCTCCGGTCGCTCCTCGCCGAGGCCGCCGCCACCGGCCGCCGACTGCACATCCGCCCCCGGCCAGCGGACGGCCTGCACCCCGGCGCTCGCCCGGAGGCCGGGCTACCGACGGCCGGTCGATCCGACAGTCTGTCGGGCTGACCACTCGGTCTCCCCGAACGCCGACGGCCTTCTCCCCGTCCAGTAGGGTGCGCGCCGACACACCGAAGCGCACCGGAAGGTAGGGATCCATGAGTTCACCGGCACCGGCGGCCGGCCCGGAGGAATTGCGGCGGCACCTGGGCGTCTTCGACGCGGTGGTGATCGGACTGGGGTCGATGATCGGCGCGGGCGTCTTCGCGGCGCTCGCGCCCGCCGCCGGGGCCGCCGGGTCCGGGCTGCTGATCGGGCTGGCGCTGGCCGGGGTGGTGGCGTACTGCAACGCGACGTCCTCGGCCCGGCTGGCCGCCCGCTACCCGCAGTCCGGCGGGACGTACGTGTACGGGCGCGAGCGGCTCGGCGAGTTCTGGGGGTACCTCGCCGGGTGGGGCTTCGTGGTCGGCAAGACCGCCTCCTGTGCGGCGATGGCCCTCACCGTCGGCTCGTACGTCTGGCCGGGGCAGGCGCACGCGGTGGCGGTCGCGGCGGTGGTGGCGCTGACCGCCGTCAACTACGTCGGCGTGCAGAAGTCCGCCTGGCTGACCCGCGCCATCGTCGCCGTCGTCCTCGCGGTACTGGCCGCCGTGGTCACCGCCTGCCTCGTCAGCGGCCACGTCGACACCGGCCGCTGGGCGGTCGGCGCGGACGCCGGCCTCCACGGGGTGCTCCAGGCGGCGGGCCTGCTGTTCTTCGCCTTCGCCGGGTACGCGCGGATCGCCACCCTCGGCGAGGAGGTCCGCGACCCGCAGCGCACGATCCCCCGCGCGATCCCGCTGGCACTCGGCATCACCCTGGTCGTCTACGCCGCCGTCGCGCTCGCCGTCCTGGCCGTGCTCGGCCCCGACCGGCTGGCCCACGCCGCCGCGCCGCTGGCCGACGCCGTCCGGGCCGCCGGGGTACCGGGCCTGGCCCCGGTCGTCCGGGCCGGCGCGGCCGTCGCCGCGCTCGGCTCGCTGCTGGCACTGATCCTCGGCGTCTCCCGCACCACCCTGGCGATGGCCCGCGACCGCCACCTGCCCCACCGGCTCGCCGCCGTCCACCCGCGCTTCGGCGTGCCGCACCGGGCCGAGCTGGCCGTCGGCGGCACCGTCGCCGTGATCGCGGCCGTCGGCGACGTCCGCGGCGCGATCGGCTTCTCGTCGTTCGGGGTGCTCGCCTACTACGCCATCGCCAACGCCTCCGCCTGGACCCTGAACCCCGAGGAGGGGCGGCCGCCGCGCGTGGTTCCGCTGCTCGGGCTGGCCGGCTGCCTGGTCCTGGCCTTCGCCCTGCCCGGCGCCTCGGTGCTGTGGGGAGCGCTGGTGCTCGCCGTGGGCGCCGCCGCTTACGGAGCGCGCAGGGCCCTCGCGCGCAGCTGAACCGTCCGCGGGGCCGCACACCCCGACCCGCCGGGCCGGTCGGCTGCGGACCGCCCGTGCTGCCACCGGTGGCGCCCTGACGACGGACCGCCGTCAGGGCGTCACCGGTGGCGGGGTCGCGGTCCTTGCTGTGCGAGACCATCGGCCTCCCGCACGAAATCAGACCACCCTCTCGGCCCGCCGGCAGGACTCAGCCGAGCGCTCGGTCGAGGTTGAAGGCGGCGCTGATCAGCGAGAGGTGGGTGAACGCCTGCGGGAAGTTGCCGAGCTGCTCGCCGGTCCGGCCGATCTCCTCCGCGTAGAGGCCGAGGTGGTTGGCGTAGGTGAGCATCTTCTCGAAGGCCAGCCGGGCCTCCTCCAGGCGCCCGGCGCGGGCCAGTGCCTCGACGTACCAGAAGGAGCAGATCGAGAAGGTGCCCTCGGAGCCGCGCAGGCCGTCCGGGCTGGCCTCGGGGTCGTAGCGGTATACCAGGGAGTCGGAGACCAGGTCCCTGGTGAGCGCCTCCAGGGTGGCCAGCCACTTGGGGTCGGTGGGCGAGATGAACTTGGCCATCGGCATCATCAGCACGGAGGCGTCGAGCACATCGGCGCCCAGCGACTGGACGAACGCCCCGCGCTCGGCGGACCAGCCCTCCCGCATGATCTGCCGGTAGATCGCGTCCCGGTTCCGCTGCCAGTGGGGGAGATCGGCGGGCAGGCCGCGCCGGTTGGCCATCCGGATGGCCCGTTCGATCGCCACCCAGCACATCAGCCGCGAGTAGACGAAGTTCCGCCGGCCGCCCCTGGTCTCCCAGACGCCCTCGTCGGGCTGGTCCCAGTGGTCGCAGAGCCAGTCCACGACGGCGCCGACCTCCTCCCAGTGAGCGCTGCTGATCGGCTGACCCCACTTGTCGTACAGATAGACGGAATCGATCAGCGCGCCGTAGATGTCGAGTTGGAGCTGATGGGTGGCGGCGTTCCCGACCCGCACCGGCGCGGAACCCAGGTGCCCCTCGAGGTGGCTCAGCTCCGACTCGGGCAGGTCGCTGCGCCCGTCGATGCCGTACATGATCTGCAGCGGGCCGGCCGGGCCCGTCCCCCGCATGATGCCCCGCTCGGACAGGAAGCCCATGAACGCCTCGGCCTCCGAGGTGAAACCCAGCCGGAGCATGGCGTAGACGCAGAAGGCGGCGTCGCGGACCCACACGTACCGGTAGTCCCAGTTGCGCCCACCGCCGACCTGCTCGGGCAGGCTGGTCGTCGGCGCGGCCACGATCGCACCGGTCGGCACGTAGGTGAGCAGCTTGAGCGCCAGCGCGGAGCGGTGCACCATCTCCCGCCACCGGCCTCGGTAGCGCGAGCGGCCCAGCCAGTGGCGCCAGAACCGGACGGTCGCCTCGAACTGCTCCTCCGCCTCGG from Kitasatospora cathayae includes:
- a CDS encoding APC family permease, whose product is MSSPAPAAGPEELRRHLGVFDAVVIGLGSMIGAGVFAALAPAAGAAGSGLLIGLALAGVVAYCNATSSARLAARYPQSGGTYVYGRERLGEFWGYLAGWGFVVGKTASCAAMALTVGSYVWPGQAHAVAVAAVVALTAVNYVGVQKSAWLTRAIVAVVLAVLAAVVTACLVSGHVDTGRWAVGADAGLHGVLQAAGLLFFAFAGYARIATLGEEVRDPQRTIPRAIPLALGITLVVYAAVALAVLAVLGPDRLAHAAAPLADAVRAAGVPGLAPVVRAGAAVAALGSLLALILGVSRTTLAMARDRHLPHRLAAVHPRFGVPHRAELAVGGTVAVIAAVGDVRGAIGFSSFGVLAYYAIANASAWTLNPEEGRPPRVVPLLGLAGCLVLAFALPGASVLWGALVLAVGAAAYGARRALARS
- a CDS encoding glycoside hydrolase family 15 protein; this encodes MEFGNGSGSGGSDGSRYPPISEHGLIGDLRTAALVGTNGTIDWYCCPRFDAPSVFGSILDADRGGSFELAADVPARTRQFYFPDTNVLITRFYGADGVAEIQDFMPVVDESREAARHRLIRRVICVRGTLPFAARIAPRFGYGTEQHTVRVQAQEAVFEAPSISLALTSTAPLEGDGRDVRSHFKLLEGESVVFALDRISDEVRPRACPHAEAEEQFEATVRFWRHWLGRSRYRGRWREMVHRSALALKLLTYVPTGAIVAAPTTSLPEQVGGGRNWDYRYVWVRDAAFCVYAMLRLGFTSEAEAFMGFLSERGIMRGTGPAGPLQIMYGIDGRSDLPESELSHLEGHLGSAPVRVGNAATHQLQLDIYGALIDSVYLYDKWGQPISSAHWEEVGAVVDWLCDHWDQPDEGVWETRGGRRNFVYSRLMCWVAIERAIRMANRRGLPADLPHWQRNRDAIYRQIMREGWSAERGAFVQSLGADVLDASVLMMPMAKFISPTDPKWLATLEALTRDLVSDSLVYRYDPEASPDGLRGSEGTFSICSFWYVEALARAGRLEEARLAFEKMLTYANHLGLYAEEIGRTGEQLGNFPQAFTHLSLISAAFNLDRALG
- a CDS encoding STAS domain-containing protein; translation: MVGSLRALARTGRGEAAVLALTAADTLAFDLVTAVVVGLLVSGVLALAAVAKAARIEQVPLHQDLPPSDHHDEEQALLAEHIVAYRIDGPLLFAAAHRFLLELTRSAEVEVAILRMSRVSAIDSSGATVLGDAIAELQRRGTLVLVSGIRDEHHRPLDALGVLDRLRADGHVFADTPEAIAHARAHLRGDAPATGHSRTASGASR